The DNA window GCGCCGGCCGAGTCTGGGTCGACCACGGGCACCTCGTCGCCGGACTCTCCGTCGTGCTCCGTGCCACCGACCAGCCGGAGATCAGCGCCACCTTGGGCGGGATCCTCGCCGTCGAGCGCGGCACCGCCCTCGAGCTCGTGATCGACGTCACGCCCACGACGACGCCGACCTCGCGGGGCACGACACCGAGATTGGCGCACCTCGACCTGATCCGCGGGCGCGTCACCGGGGCCGCAGCCGATCGTGACGAACAGCGCGCACCCGGCACCCGAGTCGTCGAGATGCTCGACGTCACCGACCGCAGTGACTCCCCGTTCCGTGTGGTGGTGCCGCTCGAGCCTGCCTCTGAGGACGGCTACGTCCGCCTTCGCGGCAGCGACGGCCAGGTGCACGGGGTCGGTCCACTCGGCGCCGAGGTCGACCCGCGGGCGCCCCAGCCGTACCCGATCTCCCCGGCCGACCCCTGGGCCGACACCTGGCTGTACACGAATCCGATCTTCATCAGCGTGCGTTGATCGGGGCCCGGTCGGTGCCGGTTTCACACGGCATTCCGTCGCAACGGCGTGATGTCCACAAGATCGGACCCACTCGCCGACCACTCGTGCTGCGCGGCGAACAAGTCCCATGCCGCCGCTCCGGTGACCGAGACGCCTCGCGCACCTGAGCGCCTCGTCGTGCCGCGCACGAGCAGGTAGTGCGTCTGGAAGACGCCCGACCCGATCTGCTCTTGGACGTCATGGAAGAACACGACGTTTGAGACCGGTCCGGTGCCGTCGTCGAGTGAGACGAAGACGACGCGCTTGCCGCCGCGCATCGGTGGTGTGTTGGTGGCTCGGCGGACGCCGGCGATGAGGACTTCGGTTCCGCCGGGGAGGTCCATGAGATCGCGTGCCGGCGTCACCCCGAGTTCACTGAACAGTGGGTAGAAGCGTTCCATCTGGTGGCGGTTCACCGCCAGGCGCATCTCTTGGAGTTCGAGGTCGGTCTGGGTCCGGCCTCGGAGCTCGAGTGAGGTGATCGTGCTGCGCTCCGGCACGGGGAGGTCGAGTTCGAAGGCGAGTTGCTCGTCGGCGATGATCTGGGCACTCGTGGTGACACCCGCGAGATGGGCGAGAAGCTCGTGGCGCCGTCTGGGGATGTAGTCGATGAACGCGTCGAGCGCACCGACGCGTGCCAACGCCTCGAAGGTGCGGCGGCGCGGGCGCACACGGTCCCGGAAGTCCTGGAGAGAGGAGAACGGTTGGTGCCTCGCGATGCGGGCCCGTTCCTTCTCGGTGCTTCCCGTCATCTCGACTAACGACATGCGCACGCCGAGTCGCCCGTCTGGTGCGATCTCGACGACGTACTCCAGCCCCGAGCGCTGCACGTCGATCGGGAGAACTGGCACGTCGAGGTGGCGGGCTTCAGCGAGGATGAGGTCCTTGGGCCACATGCCCGGGTCGTGGGTGAGTAGGCCTGCCATGAACTCGGCCGGGTGATGGCGCTTCAGCCAGGCCGACTGGAACGTCGGCAGCGCGAAGGCCGCCCCATGGGCCTTGGCGAAGCCGAAGGATCCGAAGCCGGCGAGGATTGTCCAGGCCTTGTCGATCACGGCGGGCTGGAAGCCGCGCGCTGTGGCGCGGTCACGCACGAACGTCTCGATGCCGGCGAGGCGGCCACGGTCGGCGAGCTGGCGGCGGATGACGTCGGCGGGGCCGAGGCCGCAGCCGGTGAGTTCGTCGATGATCCGCATGACCTGCTCGTGGAACACGACCACGCCGCGCGTCTCTCGCAGGATGGGGCGGAGCCGTGGGTCGATGTAGTCGGGCATGGTCTCGCCGTGTCGTACCTGTAGGTATTGCAGCGGCATGTTGTTCTGCATCGGTCCAGGGCGGAAGAGCGAGATCTCGACGGTGAGGTCGTTGAACACCTCCGGCTGCAGCTTGCCGACGAGTTCCATCTGTCCGGGCGATTCGAGCTGGAACACCCCGAGGGTGCGGGTGGAGCGGAGGAGTTCGTAGGTGGGTTCGTCGTCGAGCGGCAGCGCGTCGAGCTCGATGGTCTCGCCGGTCAGTCGTTCGTGCTCGCTGACGGCGTGTGCCATCGCGGATTGCATGCGCACGCCGAGGATGTCGAGCTTGATGAGGCCCATGTTGTCCATGTCGTGTTTGTCGTACTGCGACATCGGCAGACCCATGCCCGACAGCTGCGTCGGGGTGCGGTGCAGGAGCGAGGTGTCGGAGAGGATGACGCCACAGGGGTGGACGCTGATGTGTCGCGGGAGCCGGTCGAGGCGTTCCGTGACGTCGACGAGCAGGTCGAGCTCGCGCGATTCGCGGACCGCTTCGGCCAGGTCGGCGAGCTCCGGCTTGTCGCGGAGCGCGTCGCGGAACTCCCGGGCATTGAACCGCCACATCTGCTTGGCGATCAGGTCGATCATCGACTCATCCATGCCCAGGGCGAGGCCGGCGTCTCGGACGGCTCCACGTGACCGGTAGGCGTTGGTCATCGACATCAGCGTGACGCGGTCGGACCCGAAGCGGGCGAAGATCTCGCGGTAGACATCGTGGCGGCGTGCGGATTCGACGTCGAGGTCGATGTCCGGGAGGTTGGTGCGCTCGGGCGAGAGGAACCGCTCGAAGATGAGTCCATTGCTGATCGGCTCCACGGAGGAGGTGTGCAGGGCGTAGTTGAGGACGGACCCGACGCCTGACCCGCGCGCCTGGATGCGGATGCCCATCTCGCGGATGATGTCGGCGACCTTCGCGACCGTGAGGAAGTACGACGGCATCCCCAGCTGCTCCACGATCCGCATCTCGTGCTCGAGCGCACGGTGCGCGTCCTCCAGCGACGGCATCCCGGGGCGTGCGTACCGCTCATCCACACCGGCCCGCGCGCGCTCCCACAGCGCCTGGTGGGGGTCTCCGCTGATGCCGATCACCGATGCCTCCGGCATGCGAGGCTGCTTCCACCCGACGTCGGACACCGGATCCAGGGCGCATCGCTCTGCGAGGCGCTCCGTCTCCCCCAGCAGCCGTTGCACCGCACCGTCGTCATGCGTGCCGGCGCCGACGATCATCCGCGCGATCTGCCGCATCTGCTTCGCCGGCTTCAACCACGCCTGCCCGTTCACCTGCAGCTCGTTCTGATCGTCGAGCTCCGCCAGCGGGCGAAGGAAACGTGCGGCATCAGCGAGGTCGGCTGTCGCTGCCTCGTCGGGGAGCCCGTAGCGGACCGCGTTGGTCAGCACAGCTGGGACACCAGCCGACTCCGCGAGGCTCAGTAAGCGGGTCGCCGCCGCGACGTTCCCGCGTACACCCTGGTCGGTGAGATGACAGACGACCTCGATCACCAGATGCCCAGCAGGAACGCACTCGCGCCACCGGTCGAGCGCGACCCGCGCCGCTGCACGATCGCGACGCTCGACCGCCTGCCCGACGTCGGACGACGGCCCGAGCATCACCGTCAGCGCCGGCTCATCGCCCAGCACCGCCGCGAGGTCCTCCCGGAGGATCGCAGGCCCATCACGACGGCCATGCGCTGCGCTCACCACGCGACAGAGCTGGGCGAATCCGGCTCCCTGGTTCTGACCGTGGGCGAGGACGACCACACGGCCGATCGGCTCCAGATGTTCGTCAAGTGCAGCGAGATCCACCCCGAGCCCCGGCGCGATACCCGCAGCAAGGCACGCACCCACGTGCTTCGGGCCGCCATAGAGACCGTCGCGATCCGTCAGCGCCAGGAACGACGCGCCATCCTCAGCGGCGAGACCGGCGAGGGCCGCACTCGAGGTGACGCCGTAGTGCGCGGACAGGTGCGACGCGACGTGAAGGTGTGGGAAGCTCACGTCCAGGCGACCGCGAGCGTCCATCTGCCGGTCGTATCGCGGCGGAGGTCGTAGCGTGTGGGCTCCTCATCGCCGCGAGCCGCATCGACCCGCCACGTCTCGATGTCGATACGTGCAGGCGACGCATCACCCCGCCACCACGGCTGGCGAGAGAACAACGCCTGAGGCTGACCGACGACACGGTGCTCGAACCGCTTCCAGACGAACGCCGTCGGATCCCCATCCGCCGCCAGATCGACGTCCACTGCCTCATCAACGATCGTCGCCATGCCACACCCTCCAGATTCGAACACACGTTCGATGAAGCGAGTGTACGTCACTCCCACGACACGACTTGACGCACACCGTGACAGGACCGCGGCGGTGATGCCCCAGCGCAGGAGTGAGGGCACATGACCGCAAGGGCGCGGTGACGCTGACAGGTGCCGAGAGATGACCTACCCCACCGGGCTCACGGCAACACCGTGGACCAGTGGGCACGCACGTACCGCCCACGCCCGCGGTCATAGTCCGTCATGTCCTGGCGCGTACCCGCCGCGACCTGCCAGGCTCCCGGAATCAGCCTCCCAGGCGCCCGGACAGGAGCATCCCGTGACCATCACCGCCCCGGCAGCCGCCGCGATCTCGCGATCGGCGCCCGCACCGCAGTCCTCCGCGGCTGCTGGCTTCTCGACCCGTCAGGTGCACGCGGGAGCCGTGCCCGACGGTGCGCACGGGGCGCGGGTCACCCCTGTGCACCTCAGCGCCGGCTTCGTGTTCGACAGTTTCGAGCATGCACGGGAGCGGTTCGCAGGCGAGGACGAGGGGTACCTGTACACCCGCAACGGCAACCCGACCACCGAGGAGGTCGAGCGGCGGATCGCCGACCTCGAGGGCGGGGCAGAGGCGATCCTGGTGGCGAGTGGGCAGGCGGCTACCGCCTCCGCACTCTTGGGGATCGTGCAGGCCGGCGACCGGGTGCTCTCGTCGCGTCGGCTGTACGAGGGCAATCGCGGGCTGTTGGTGCAGAACTTCGGACGGCTCGGGATCGGTGTGGACTTCGTCGACGACGCCGGCGATCTCGAGGAGTGGGAGCGCCGGATCGGACCCGACACCCGCGTGCTCTTCGGTGAGCCCATCCCGAATCCCAAGAACGACCTGCTCGACGTCCCGGCGCTGGCGGCGATCGCCCACCGGCACGGGCTCCCGTTCGTCGTCGACAACACGCTCGCCACTCCGTACCTCCTGCGGCCGATCGAGCACGGGGCCGACGTGGTCGTGCACTCGACCAGCAAGTTCCTGGCCGGGCACGGCGCCGCCCTCGGTGGCGTGATCGTCGATGCCGGCACGTTCGACTGGGGCGCGCGACCCGCGCTCTTCCCGCACCTGAACCAGGCGGAGCGCGCGTTCGACGGGCGCAGCTGGGCCGAGCAGCGCGGCAGGCGCGCGTTCGTCTCCTACACCCGCGACATCGTGGTGTCGCGCCTCGGCCCGACGCCGTCGCCGCTGAACTCGTTCCTCCTCCGGCAGGGCATCGAGACGCTGTCGCTGCGGGTGGAGCGGCACTCGAGCAACGCCCTCGCCGTCGCCCGCTTCCTCGAACGACAGTCCGAGGTCGTCTCGGTGGACTACTCCGGTCTGGAGTCGAGCCCGTCGTTCGCGCTCGCGCAGCGGCTACTCCCCCGCGGTCAGGGCTCTGTCTTCTCGTTCACCGTGGCCGGAGGCGAAGCAGGCGCCGCCGCCTTCATCGACGCCGTCGAGCTCTTCAGCCACATGACCCACCTCGGCGATGTGCGCTCCCTGGTGCTGCACCCGGCGTCGACCACGCACGCCGGGCGCACTCCGGCCGAGCGGGCCGCCGCCGGCATCCATCCGGGTCTTCTCCGACTGTCCATCGGCATCGAGGACGTCGACGACCTCCTTCGGGACCTGAACCGCGGGCTGGCTGCCGTGCGAGCCCTGGCCGCGGAGGCGTGAGCGTGACGCGTCGTCAGCACTTCGGCTGGTTCTTCTCCCGCGGATTCGGGCCGCAGGGCTGGGGGCATCCGTACCAGGAGTGGAACCACGACTGGACCAAGCCGGAGCTCTACCAGCAGTCGGCCCGCGAGCTGGAGCAGGCCGGCTTCGAGCTGATCGTCATGGAGGACGCCGTCTCGCTCGGCTCCCCGGACACGCTCGACCTGCGGGTGCGGGGAGCGTACGGCGGACCCAAGCACGATCCGCTCCTCCTGGCGCCCTACCTGTTCGCCGCGACCACTCGGATCGGGTTGGCGCCGACGATCAACGCCGGGATCACGCCGCCGTACCTGGCCGCGCGGCAGGCCGCGACGCTGCAGCACCTCAGCTCGGACCGTTTCGGGATCAACCTCGTCACCGACGTGGGCAGCGCCCGCCATGTCGGCCTGGAACCGCTGTCGCACGACGCGGCCTACGACCGGGCCGACGAGTGGATGGCGATCGTCCGCCAGCTCTGGCACAGCTGGGGCGAGGGCGCACTGGTCGCCGACGCCGGTTCGGGTCGATACGCCGACGGGGCGCGCATCGACGCGTTCCAGCATCGTGGTGAGCATTTCCGCGTGGACGGCCCGCTGAACGCCGTACCGTTCGCGAACGGCGACCCGATCGTCGTCTCGCCCGGCGGCTCCCCCCGAGGTCTGGCCTTCGCCGGCACGCAATCGGACGTGCAGCTCGCGCTCGCCCCGCTGGAGGCGCATGCGGTCCGTGCCTATCGGGCGAGAGTCCTCGCCGCGGCCCAGCTGCAGGGTAGAAGTGCCGACGACCTGCGGGTCCTCTTCGTCGTGAAGCCCGAGATCGTCTCGAGCCCCGAAGAAGCGGTGCGCGTCGTCGAGGCGTCGCGGCACCCCGATGAGAGCACGCTGCGGCAGATCGCGCTCGGCTGGTCCAGCGACCTGGAGACCGATCTGACGGGCCTGGATCTGGATCGCCCTGTCGAGCGGTCGGTCTTCGGCGAGCATGTCTCCCACGGCACGATCGCGGGCCTGTACGGCGAGACCGAGGACGCACCGCTGCGTGAGCTGCTCATCCGGAAGGCGCGCAAGGGCCTTGTCGCCGACCGCGCCGGCTTCGTGGGCACCGCGGAGCAGTTCGCCGACTTCGTCGAGGACCTCGGCGACGACGGCGATAACGACGGTTTCCTCTTCTCCGGGGACCTGCATCCGGTCACCCTGCATCGGATGCTCGACGACCTCGTCCCCGTTCTGCGGCGTCGCGGGGTGCTCCGCGACGAGCTTGCGTCCGGTGGGACGCGCGCGAACCTGTTCGGAACGTAGGTGCAGTCGCACATCCCGCGAGTCGAACCCCGCTCTGCCTCTCCTATCGAACGGCCGATCATGACGAACGAGTTCACCTTCAGTACGACCATCACCTCCTTCGACGAGGACTACTCGCCGGCGGAAAGCTCCCGGATCACCACCAACTTCGCCAATCTGGCCCGGGGTGCGCGCCGCAAGGAGAACCTTCGCACGGCGCTGGCGATGATCGATGACCGGTTCAACGACCTCGTGCCCGGCGACGATCCGAGCCGAGGCCGCTACACCGTCGGACTCGACATCGTCTCCGTGGGCCTGCGCCTCTCCGCGGACGGCGAGGACCGGGAGTTCCCGCTGCTGGAGGTCCTGCGCACGAGGATCATCGACCGCCGCACCGGTCGATGTCAGCCCGGAACCCTGGGGAACAACTTCTCGTCCTACCTCCGCGACCACGACTTCAGCGTGCGGCTGCCGGCGGTCAACGCCTCGCAGACGGAATTCACCGTCCCCGACGACTTCGGCGTGCTGCACGGCGCGCTCTTCAAGCACTTCCTCACCTCCGCGCAGTACGCGGAGCTCGCACCGACGCCGCCCGTCATCTGCATCAGCGTCTCGACGAGTCGGACGTACCGGCGCACCGGGAGCAGCCATCCGATCCTCGGCGTCGAGTACCGGCAGGACGAGCTCTCGCTGACCGACCGGTACTTCGCGCAGATGGGCCTGCGCGCCCGCTTCTTCATGCCGCCCGGCAGCGCGGCACCGCTCGCGTTCTACTCCGGCGGCGAGCTGCTCGAGGACTACTCGGACCTCCAGCTCGTCGCCACCATCAGCACCATGGAGACGTTCCAGAAGATCTACCGGCCCGAGATCTACGGTGCGCGCTCGGTGGCCGCCGACGTCTACCGGCCGAACCTCGAGGAGCAGGACTACGCGCGGCCAGCGGTCGCCTACGACCGAGAGGAGCGAGGCCGGCTCGCGATCGAGCAGGGGCAGTTCG is part of the Plantibacter sp. Leaf314 genome and encodes:
- the dnaE gene encoding DNA polymerase III subunit alpha; this encodes MSFPHLHVASHLSAHYGVTSSAALAGLAAEDGASFLALTDRDGLYGGPKHVGACLAAGIAPGLGVDLAALDEHLEPIGRVVVLAHGQNQGAGFAQLCRVVSAAHGRRDGPAILREDLAAVLGDEPALTVMLGPSSDVGQAVERRDRAAARVALDRWRECVPAGHLVIEVVCHLTDQGVRGNVAAATRLLSLAESAGVPAVLTNAVRYGLPDEAATADLADAARFLRPLAELDDQNELQVNGQAWLKPAKQMRQIARMIVGAGTHDDGAVQRLLGETERLAERCALDPVSDVGWKQPRMPEASVIGISGDPHQALWERARAGVDERYARPGMPSLEDAHRALEHEMRIVEQLGMPSYFLTVAKVADIIREMGIRIQARGSGVGSVLNYALHTSSVEPISNGLIFERFLSPERTNLPDIDLDVESARRHDVYREIFARFGSDRVTLMSMTNAYRSRGAVRDAGLALGMDESMIDLIAKQMWRFNAREFRDALRDKPELADLAEAVRESRELDLLVDVTERLDRLPRHISVHPCGVILSDTSLLHRTPTQLSGMGLPMSQYDKHDMDNMGLIKLDILGVRMQSAMAHAVSEHERLTGETIELDALPLDDEPTYELLRSTRTLGVFQLESPGQMELVGKLQPEVFNDLTVEISLFRPGPMQNNMPLQYLQVRHGETMPDYIDPRLRPILRETRGVVVFHEQVMRIIDELTGCGLGPADVIRRQLADRGRLAGIETFVRDRATARGFQPAVIDKAWTILAGFGSFGFAKAHGAAFALPTFQSAWLKRHHPAEFMAGLLTHDPGMWPKDLILAEARHLDVPVLPIDVQRSGLEYVVEIAPDGRLGVRMSLVEMTGSTEKERARIARHQPFSSLQDFRDRVRPRRRTFEALARVGALDAFIDYIPRRRHELLAHLAGVTTSAQIIADEQLAFELDLPVPERSTITSLELRGRTQTDLELQEMRLAVNRHQMERFYPLFSELGVTPARDLMDLPGGTEVLIAGVRRATNTPPMRGGKRVVFVSLDDGTGPVSNVVFFHDVQEQIGSGVFQTHYLLVRGTTRRSGARGVSVTGAAAWDLFAAQHEWSASGSDLVDITPLRRNAV
- a CDS encoding O-acetylhomoserine aminocarboxypropyltransferase/cysteine synthase family protein, which translates into the protein MSRSAPAPQSSAAAGFSTRQVHAGAVPDGAHGARVTPVHLSAGFVFDSFEHARERFAGEDEGYLYTRNGNPTTEEVERRIADLEGGAEAILVASGQAATASALLGIVQAGDRVLSSRRLYEGNRGLLVQNFGRLGIGVDFVDDAGDLEEWERRIGPDTRVLFGEPIPNPKNDLLDVPALAAIAHRHGLPFVVDNTLATPYLLRPIEHGADVVVHSTSKFLAGHGAALGGVIVDAGTFDWGARPALFPHLNQAERAFDGRSWAEQRGRRAFVSYTRDIVVSRLGPTPSPLNSFLLRQGIETLSLRVERHSSNALAVARFLERQSEVVSVDYSGLESSPSFALAQRLLPRGQGSVFSFTVAGGEAGAAAFIDAVELFSHMTHLGDVRSLVLHPASTTHAGRTPAERAAAGIHPGLLRLSIGIEDVDDLLRDLNRGLAAVRALAAEA
- a CDS encoding LLM class flavin-dependent oxidoreductase; the encoded protein is MTRRQHFGWFFSRGFGPQGWGHPYQEWNHDWTKPELYQQSARELEQAGFELIVMEDAVSLGSPDTLDLRVRGAYGGPKHDPLLLAPYLFAATTRIGLAPTINAGITPPYLAARQAATLQHLSSDRFGINLVTDVGSARHVGLEPLSHDAAYDRADEWMAIVRQLWHSWGEGALVADAGSGRYADGARIDAFQHRGEHFRVDGPLNAVPFANGDPIVVSPGGSPRGLAFAGTQSDVQLALAPLEAHAVRAYRARVLAAAQLQGRSADDLRVLFVVKPEIVSSPEEAVRVVEASRHPDESTLRQIALGWSSDLETDLTGLDLDRPVERSVFGEHVSHGTIAGLYGETEDAPLRELLIRKARKGLVADRAGFVGTAEQFADFVEDLGDDGDNDGFLFSGDLHPVTLHRMLDDLVPVLRRRGVLRDELASGGTRANLFGT
- a CDS encoding putative oxygenase MesX; amino-acid sequence: MTNEFTFSTTITSFDEDYSPAESSRITTNFANLARGARRKENLRTALAMIDDRFNDLVPGDDPSRGRYTVGLDIVSVGLRLSADGEDREFPLLEVLRTRIIDRRTGRCQPGTLGNNFSSYLRDHDFSVRLPAVNASQTEFTVPDDFGVLHGALFKHFLTSAQYAELAPTPPVICISVSTSRTYRRTGSSHPILGVEYRQDELSLTDRYFAQMGLRARFFMPPGSAAPLAFYSGGELLEDYSDLQLVATISTMETFQKIYRPEIYGARSVAADVYRPNLEEQDYARPAVAYDREERGRLAIEQGQFADEHLMKPHGERLRQWAAGHTEAVR